The following coding sequences are from one Thiohalospira halophila DSM 15071 window:
- a CDS encoding Crp/Fnr family transcriptional regulator, producing the protein MTQQNPVELAEFLNQQALCESMTIKEVQTLLEYTELVTLQRDEVIADVGEVGEALYFIVQGEAALLSVSGTESFEVGRIGEGEMMGEMSFFDRQPRSIRMEARAEGTRVLRLPRVMYSRLRLEHPFIAVNLLEHAIVSLDHLFRQVSTDVATFNEYFYGIGRR; encoded by the coding sequence ATGACCCAGCAGAACCCCGTGGAGCTCGCCGAGTTCCTCAACCAGCAGGCCCTGTGCGAGTCCATGACCATCAAGGAGGTCCAGACGCTGCTGGAGTACACCGAACTGGTGACGCTGCAGCGGGACGAGGTCATCGCCGACGTCGGCGAGGTGGGCGAGGCCCTCTACTTCATCGTCCAGGGCGAGGCGGCGCTGCTCTCCGTCTCCGGGACCGAGAGCTTCGAAGTGGGCCGCATCGGCGAGGGCGAGATGATGGGGGAGATGTCCTTCTTCGACCGCCAGCCCCGCTCCATCCGCATGGAGGCTCGCGCCGAGGGGACTCGCGTGCTGCGCCTGCCCCGGGTGATGTACTCCCGCCTGCGGCTGGAGCACCCCTTCATCGCCGTGAACCTCCTGGAGCACGCCATCGTCAGCCTGGACCACCTCTTCCGCCAGGTCTCCACCGACGTCGCCACCTTCAACGAGTACTTCTACGGTATCGGCCGCCGTTGA